Proteins encoded within one genomic window of Halocatena marina:
- a CDS encoding mechanosensitive ion channel family protein — MAPPEPFWFLEFLGGYAGSVTQAILFVVTFVVVYAVGRVIVWPVLDSALARSSLDDHAKRPIKRIATGILLFVAVAIGLSAADLTNLLSSLSTIVAAGTLAIGLAMQDAIANFVAGVFIYTDKPFRIGDWIEWDEGEGIVEDISLRVTRVRTFDNELLTVPNSQLTDGVIKNPVAKNKLRIQIEFGIGYDDDIQAATDIIVEEAKQQKGILNNPVPTVHLTELADSYIELTARVWIADPSRADYVAIRGEYVTNVKNAFDEQGIDIPYPQVDLSGGIGLSNSTVPVTNSND; from the coding sequence CCCCGAACCGTTCTGGTTCCTCGAATTTTTAGGAGGTTACGCTGGTTCAGTCACACAGGCGATCCTCTTTGTCGTTACCTTCGTGGTCGTTTACGCCGTTGGGCGCGTAATCGTCTGGCCCGTTCTCGACAGCGCACTCGCGCGCAGCAGTCTCGATGATCACGCGAAACGGCCGATCAAACGGATTGCCACCGGCATCCTCCTGTTCGTCGCTGTCGCAATCGGGTTGAGTGCCGCCGATTTAACGAATCTTCTCAGCTCGCTCTCGACCATCGTAGCAGCGGGAACACTCGCAATCGGATTGGCGATGCAGGACGCTATCGCGAACTTCGTCGCGGGCGTGTTCATCTACACCGACAAGCCGTTTCGCATCGGTGATTGGATCGAGTGGGATGAGGGCGAAGGGATCGTTGAGGATATCAGCCTCCGCGTGACGCGCGTCCGGACGTTCGACAACGAGTTGCTCACCGTGCCGAACTCCCAACTCACAGACGGCGTCATCAAAAACCCCGTCGCAAAGAATAAGCTCCGGATTCAGATCGAGTTCGGTATCGGCTACGACGACGATATCCAAGCGGCGACGGACATCATCGTCGAGGAAGCCAAACAGCAGAAGGGTATCCTCAACAACCCGGTACCGACAGTTCATCTCACAGAACTCGCCGATTCCTACATTGAACTCACAGCACGGGTCTGGATCGCTGACCCGAGCCGTGCAGACTACGTTGCGATCCGTGGCGAGTACGTCACCAACGTCAAGAACGCATTCGACGAGCAGGGAATCGACATCCCGTATCCGCAAGTGGACCTATCGGGTGGTATCGGACTCTCCAATTCGACCGTTCCCGTTACCAACTCCAACGACTGA